One window of the Elusimicrobiaceae bacterium genome contains the following:
- a CDS encoding 23S rRNA (adenine(2503)-C(2))-methyltransferase RlmN: MQDIRDHTRPELRHIIISLGEKPAHATRLFNCLYRDNAASWAQVTGLPQNLRARLAREYSIAPYAWPAHTLVSRLDGTVKLLFRFEDGATAESVVLYGGGRRTACLSSQSGCACGCSFCATGALGLKRNLAPREILAQFEACLSAAPGRLDSIVFMGMGEPFLNWPNVKTAILNLSDSAGRYFPQSRISVSTVGIVPGITALAESDLKINLAISVITADETQRAELVPMQAEYPLSEVIASAKDYCARRNKKVFLEYILFAGINDTPACALELAALAKTLPCTVNLIRYNSSAGRQFCPATPESTKRFHEILRGNGIRVYERAEQGADINAACGQLAAGKNASPKP, from the coding sequence ATGCAAGACATACGCGACCATACCCGCCCGGAACTGAGGCATATCATAATTTCGCTCGGCGAAAAACCCGCGCACGCGACACGCCTGTTCAACTGCCTTTATCGCGATAACGCCGCTTCCTGGGCGCAGGTCACGGGCCTGCCGCAAAACCTGCGCGCCAGGCTCGCCCGGGAATACTCAATCGCGCCTTACGCTTGGCCCGCGCACACCCTTGTGTCACGGCTGGACGGCACGGTAAAACTGCTGTTCCGTTTTGAAGACGGCGCTACGGCCGAAAGCGTGGTGCTGTATGGCGGAGGGCGGAGGACGGCGTGCCTGTCGTCCCAGTCAGGCTGCGCCTGCGGCTGCTCATTCTGCGCGACCGGTGCGCTGGGGCTGAAACGGAATCTCGCCCCGCGCGAAATACTGGCCCAGTTCGAAGCGTGCCTTAGCGCCGCGCCCGGACGGCTCGACAGCATTGTTTTCATGGGCATGGGCGAGCCGTTTTTAAACTGGCCGAACGTAAAAACCGCGATCCTGAACCTTTCCGACAGCGCAGGCCGCTACTTTCCCCAAAGCCGCATATCGGTTTCCACCGTCGGGATCGTGCCGGGAATAACGGCGCTGGCAGAATCTGACCTGAAAATCAATCTGGCGATTTCGGTAATCACCGCCGACGAAACGCAGCGCGCCGAACTCGTGCCCATGCAGGCGGAATATCCGCTCTCCGAAGTGATCGCCTCGGCAAAAGATTACTGCGCGCGCCGCAATAAAAAAGTTTTTCTGGAATATATCCTTTTTGCCGGCATCAACGACACTCCGGCCTGCGCGCTTGAACTTGCCGCACTCGCCAAAACGCTGCCCTGCACGGTAAACCTGATCCGCTATAACAGTTCGGCCGGCCGGCAGTTCTGCCCGGCAACCCCTGAAAGCACAAAACGGTTTCATGAAATATTAAGGGGAAACGGAATCCGCGTTTACGAACGCGCGGAACAGGGCGCGGACATTAACGCCGCCTGCGGTCAGCTGGCCGCCGGAAAAAACGCTTCGCCAAAGCCCTGA
- the hutU gene encoding urocanate hydratase, whose product MEFNSQSVLRAPRGNTISCKGWQQEAALRMLLNNLDPEVAERPSELIVYGGRGKAARNWDCLNAIVKSLRELEDDETLLVQSGKPVGVFKTHKHSPRVLIANSNLVGNWANWEVFDELEKKGLMMYGQMTAGSWIYIGTQGILQGTYETFAEAARKHCGGDLTGRLVVTAGLGGMGGAQPLAATMCNGVMIAVEVDPVRIQRRLETRYVDKKADTLDEALALAQEAIAAKKPLSIALLGNAAEILPEMARRKIHIDMLTDQTSAHDPLKGYVPAGMTLEETEQMRKTDPETVKRRALDSMAAHVRAMLELQKAGAVTFDYGNNIRTMAFKTGVKNAYDFPGFVPAYIRPLFCEGKGPFRWAALSGDPKDIAETDRLALELFPQDTHLARWIRMAGERVAFQGLPCRICWLGYGDRARFGLALNKAVREGRLSAPVVIGRDHLDCGSVASPFRETEAMKDGSDAVADWPILNALTATASGATWVSFHHGGGVGMGYSLHAGQVIVADGTPEMDIRLERVLTNDPGMGVIRHVDAGYPEAARTAKEKGVKIPMMK is encoded by the coding sequence ATGGAATTCAATTCGCAATCCGTGCTGCGCGCGCCGCGCGGCAATACAATTTCCTGCAAGGGCTGGCAGCAGGAAGCGGCGCTCAGAATGCTGCTTAACAATCTTGACCCGGAGGTGGCGGAACGCCCGTCCGAACTGATCGTCTACGGCGGGCGCGGCAAAGCCGCCCGCAACTGGGACTGCCTTAACGCGATCGTAAAATCGCTGCGCGAGCTGGAAGACGACGAGACCCTGCTCGTGCAGTCCGGCAAGCCGGTGGGCGTGTTCAAAACCCACAAACACTCGCCGCGCGTGCTGATCGCCAACTCCAATCTTGTCGGCAACTGGGCGAACTGGGAAGTTTTTGACGAGCTCGAAAAGAAAGGCCTTATGATGTACGGCCAGATGACAGCCGGCAGCTGGATCTATATCGGCACGCAGGGCATCCTGCAGGGCACCTACGAAACGTTCGCCGAAGCCGCGCGCAAGCACTGCGGCGGCGACCTGACCGGCAGGCTCGTCGTCACCGCGGGCCTGGGCGGCATGGGCGGGGCGCAGCCGCTGGCGGCCACGATGTGCAACGGCGTGATGATTGCGGTCGAGGTGGATCCGGTCCGCATACAGCGGCGGCTGGAAACCCGCTACGTTGACAAGAAAGCTGACACGCTCGACGAAGCGCTCGCGCTGGCGCAAGAAGCCATCGCGGCGAAAAAACCGCTTTCGATCGCGCTGCTCGGCAACGCGGCGGAAATACTGCCGGAAATGGCGCGCCGCAAAATCCACATAGACATGCTTACCGACCAGACTTCCGCGCACGATCCGCTCAAAGGCTATGTGCCCGCCGGCATGACTCTTGAGGAAACCGAACAGATGCGCAAAACCGATCCCGAAACCGTGAAACGCCGCGCGCTGGATTCAATGGCCGCGCATGTGCGCGCCATGCTGGAACTCCAGAAAGCCGGCGCGGTAACCTTCGATTACGGCAACAATATCCGCACAATGGCGTTTAAGACGGGCGTAAAAAACGCCTACGATTTTCCCGGTTTCGTGCCGGCCTATATCCGACCGCTGTTTTGCGAGGGCAAAGGCCCGTTCCGCTGGGCGGCTTTAAGCGGCGACCCGAAAGACATCGCGGAAACCGACCGGCTGGCGCTAGAGCTTTTCCCGCAGGATACGCACCTCGCCCGCTGGATCAGAATGGCCGGGGAGCGGGTGGCGTTTCAGGGCCTGCCGTGCCGGATCTGCTGGCTGGGCTACGGCGACCGGGCCCGGTTCGGACTCGCGCTGAACAAAGCCGTGCGCGAAGGCCGGCTAAGCGCGCCGGTCGTTATCGGCCGGGACCACCTTGACTGCGGCTCCGTCGCCAGCCCGTTCCGCGAAACCGAAGCGATGAAAGACGGATCCGACGCTGTCGCCGACTGGCCGATTCTTAACGCGCTCACCGCCACAGCCTCCGGCGCGACATGGGTGTCGTTCCACCACGGCGGCGGGGTGGGGATGGGCTACTCGCTGCACGCCGGGCAGGTGATCGTGGCCGACGGCACGCCCGAAATGGATATCCGGCTCGAGCGCGTGCTCACCAACGACCCGGGCATGGGCGTCATCCGGCATGTTGACGCGGGATACCCCGAAGCGGCCAGAACCGCGAAAGAAAAAGGCGTAAAGATCCCGATGATGAAATAG
- the hutH gene encoding histidine ammonia-lyase, whose protein sequence is MKHTPFELGASADIHDLYEVAVLGRPVTLSKACAGDLAKCRAALMAHIAKTGAVYGINTGFGELASRMVPGNDCRQLQLNLVRSHACGVGEPFGDAQARGLWFLRANELARCHSGVRPEVVETLAACLNKGLVPHIPQKGSVGASGDLAPSAHAALVLIGEGKARVAGPDGLTDWLPGAMALEKAGIAPLQLHEKEGLALINGTQAMQALGGLALMNSIKVWHAATVAAAMSLEALKASSAPFDAPIHDLKPHAGQVETAALIRNFLQDSEIRMSHINNDPRVQDSYSLRCIAQVHGAVRDTLENSIKTVETELGSATDNPLVIWKKSGGEFKNIQTISGGNFHGQAISMAFDFACSAMVSLGNICERRAFQLISDPTKILPPYLTRNSGLESGWMITQYTAAAIASENKTLAHPASADSIPTSGNKEDFVSMGMWAAQKLDRVAGNTAYIVAIELMAAAQGIDCHKPLAPGKGTAAAHKKVRKLVAETKSDVSLSESIEKVRAAVLDGAFLSL, encoded by the coding sequence ATGAAACATACGCCTTTTGAACTCGGCGCCAGCGCCGACATCCACGATTTGTACGAAGTGGCGGTATTGGGCCGCCCGGTAACATTGTCAAAAGCCTGCGCCGGCGATCTGGCGAAATGCCGGGCCGCGCTGATGGCCCATATCGCAAAAACCGGCGCGGTTTACGGAATCAACACGGGTTTCGGCGAACTGGCCAGCAGAATGGTGCCCGGCAACGACTGCAGGCAGCTCCAGCTCAATCTGGTCCGCAGCCACGCCTGCGGCGTGGGCGAGCCGTTCGGCGACGCGCAGGCCCGCGGGCTGTGGTTTCTGCGCGCCAACGAACTGGCGCGCTGCCATTCGGGCGTAAGGCCGGAAGTGGTGGAAACGCTGGCGGCGTGCCTTAACAAAGGGCTGGTGCCGCATATTCCGCAGAAAGGCTCGGTAGGCGCGTCGGGCGATCTGGCGCCGAGCGCGCACGCCGCCTTGGTGCTGATCGGAGAAGGCAAAGCCCGCGTGGCGGGGCCGGACGGCCTGACCGACTGGCTGCCCGGAGCGATGGCGCTGGAAAAAGCCGGGATCGCGCCGCTTCAGCTGCACGAAAAGGAAGGCCTCGCGCTGATTAACGGCACGCAGGCCATGCAGGCTTTGGGCGGGCTGGCGCTGATGAACTCGATAAAGGTATGGCACGCGGCTACGGTGGCGGCGGCGATGTCTTTGGAAGCGCTGAAAGCGTCATCCGCGCCGTTTGACGCGCCGATCCACGACCTCAAGCCGCACGCCGGGCAGGTGGAAACGGCGGCGCTTATAAGAAATTTTCTGCAGGACAGCGAAATCCGCATGTCCCATATAAACAATGATCCCCGCGTTCAGGACTCCTACAGCCTGCGCTGCATTGCGCAGGTGCACGGAGCGGTGCGCGACACATTGGAAAACTCCATAAAAACGGTGGAGACGGAACTGGGCAGCGCGACGGACAACCCGCTCGTCATCTGGAAGAAATCCGGCGGCGAGTTCAAAAATATCCAGACCATTTCCGGAGGCAATTTTCACGGGCAGGCCATTTCCATGGCGTTCGATTTCGCGTGCTCGGCTATGGTTTCGCTCGGCAATATCTGCGAACGGCGGGCCTTCCAGCTCATCAGCGACCCGACGAAGATTCTCCCCCCCTATCTGACCCGCAACTCGGGTCTCGAATCGGGCTGGATGATCACGCAGTACACCGCCGCGGCGATCGCGTCGGAGAACAAAACGCTCGCGCACCCCGCCAGCGCCGACAGCATTCCGACCTCCGGCAACAAGGAGGATTTCGTAAGCATGGGCATGTGGGCGGCGCAGAAACTCGACCGCGTGGCGGGCAACACCGCCTATATAGTGGCCATCGAACTGATGGCGGCCGCGCAGGGCATTGACTGCCACAAGCCGCTCGCGCCGGGCAAAGGCACCGCGGCGGCGCATAAAAAAGTGCGGAAGCTGGTCGCGGAAACGAAGAGCGATGTGTCGCTTTCCGAATCCATAGAAAAAGTGCGCGCCGCCGTGCTCGACGGCGCTTTTCTTTCGCTTTAA
- a CDS encoding 3'-5' exonuclease codes for MHKTRIEDITFAFVDIETTGLSPRRGDRVCEVAVLKNRAGETLDSFVRLVNPGCPIPPQASAVHRITDDMVSGEPRFEAIAPALANEVAGCVIVCHNASFDVPFLEFEFGQAGLRFPAAHVLDTLKFARRHGGFQSNRLGNIATALGYCPDGWHRALADVKMTEFVFLHFLNLFREKGARTLDDLKRLELSCKCDFAQ; via the coding sequence ATGCATAAAACCCGGATAGAAGACATCACTTTTGCGTTTGTGGATATAGAAACCACGGGCCTGTCGCCCCGCAGGGGCGACCGCGTGTGCGAGGTGGCGGTGCTCAAGAACCGTGCCGGCGAAACGCTCGACAGCTTCGTGCGGCTGGTCAACCCCGGCTGCCCGATCCCTCCGCAGGCGAGCGCGGTGCACCGCATCACCGACGACATGGTGTCCGGCGAGCCGCGTTTTGAAGCCATTGCGCCGGCTCTGGCCAACGAAGTGGCGGGCTGCGTGATCGTGTGCCACAATGCGTCGTTCGACGTGCCTTTTCTGGAGTTCGAATTCGGGCAGGCCGGGCTGCGGTTTCCAGCCGCGCATGTGCTTGACACGCTTAAATTCGCCCGCCGGCACGGCGGTTTCCAGAGCAACCGGCTGGGCAACATAGCCACTGCGCTGGGCTATTGCCCGGACGGCTGGCACCGCGCGCTGGCCGACGTGAAAATGACGGAATTCGTGTTTCTGCATTTTTTAAACCTGTTCCGGGAGAAAGGCGCGCGCACGCTCGACGACCTTAAGCGCCTCGAATTGTCCTGCAAATGCGATTTCGCGCAATAA
- a CDS encoding macro domain-containing protein: METIINKTRLECVTGNIVRETTDAIVNAANEELSGGGGVDGAIHYSGGPAIAEECQAIIDSIGRLEPGCCALTSGGKLKARFVIHTVGPAWQGGKAGEEEVLRRAHRNSLIMAAEKELASIAFPAISTGTFRYPKIRAALAAMDETVTFLRQDSRLALVRFVLIDDSTRRMYEDAVHLCGG; the protein is encoded by the coding sequence ATGGAAACAATCATCAACAAAACCCGGCTGGAATGCGTAACCGGCAATATCGTGCGCGAAACAACCGACGCGATAGTCAACGCCGCCAACGAGGAACTGTCCGGCGGCGGCGGAGTTGACGGCGCCATCCATTATTCCGGCGGGCCGGCAATCGCCGAAGAATGCCAGGCGATAATTGACAGCATAGGCCGGCTGGAACCCGGCTGCTGCGCCCTGACCAGCGGCGGAAAACTGAAGGCCAGGTTCGTCATTCACACGGTCGGCCCGGCCTGGCAGGGCGGCAAAGCGGGCGAAGAGGAAGTGCTGCGCCGCGCGCACCGCAACAGCCTGATCATGGCGGCCGAAAAGGAACTCGCCAGCATTGCGTTTCCGGCAATCAGCACCGGCACATTCCGCTATCCGAAAATACGCGCCGCGCTCGCTGCGATGGACGAAACCGTGACCTTCCTCCGGCAGGACAGCCGGCTTGCGCTGGTGCGTTTTGTGCTGATTGACGACAGCACCCGCCGGATGTACGAAGACGCGGTCCATCTCTGCGGAGGTTAA
- a CDS encoding DUF3307 domain-containing protein, translating to MLIFWRLLLAHLLADFPLQTDRVANFKRTSRKWMLLHCLTHAGLSAVLIWPYINEIWFTISGFRFYGWMAVAVILLTHYLQDMWRVYAIRKLHSHDGVLYFLWDQIVHIGILFALAAPALGDGSALPEKWVLMACLFTIITYGNTILSYFLDKTLYNAEFPRFDAKYFLMLQRAALWLFFLIPGWRWIPWATAWAGYSYYLRKRRILDLSRAGFYSGLGVTLIAGIMARNLYLGG from the coding sequence ATGTTAATTTTCTGGCGGCTTCTGCTCGCCCATCTTCTGGCGGATTTTCCGCTGCAAACCGACCGCGTGGCCAATTTCAAGCGCACCTCGCGCAAATGGATGCTGCTGCACTGCCTCACACATGCGGGCCTGTCGGCCGTGCTGATCTGGCCTTATATCAACGAAATCTGGTTCACGATCTCCGGCTTCAGATTTTACGGCTGGATGGCGGTGGCGGTAATACTGCTGACGCATTACCTGCAGGACATGTGGCGCGTCTACGCGATCCGAAAACTTCACAGCCACGACGGCGTTCTGTATTTTCTGTGGGACCAGATTGTGCATATCGGCATTCTGTTCGCGCTCGCCGCGCCCGCGCTGGGCGACGGCTCCGCGCTGCCTGAAAAATGGGTGCTCATGGCCTGCCTGTTCACAATAATCACCTACGGCAACACCATTCTTTCGTATTTTCTGGATAAAACGCTGTATAACGCGGAGTTTCCCCGGTTTGACGCGAAATATTTTCTTATGCTTCAGCGCGCGGCGCTGTGGCTGTTTTTCCTTATCCCCGGCTGGCGCTGGATACCGTGGGCGACAGCCTGGGCCGGCTATTCATATTATTTGAGGAAACGGCGGATTCTGGATCTTAGCCGCGCGGGGTTTTATTCCGGACTGGGAGTTACGCTGATCGCAGGCATAATGGCGAGAAACCTGTATCTTGGAGGCTGA
- a CDS encoding adenylate/guanylate cyclase domain-containing protein produces MASKIKKLPLKIPAALGAFSVFMAVLFWLNIFAFKTRFMPAPVQWLDNIAYDVTVSAIGGVDGDPRISVAAIDDYSINQYGWPFPRKYYAELIYKLNALGAKVIVFDVMFLNPDVRSPEADRAIAEASRKAGNVVHSGLITLTRTGAGNIYSFQHPTGEIWKTASIVATPNVDDVIDSDGKVRRVILYDTRAFYSRGAGSSCMKDCESENVVSLSLAAYAAYNKIPLPQAVKAAGADPVRWLMLTGPRMFPSNPARKNRENDENVYALYPHISFADIISGELSDGQKAAIKGGIVLVGSTALGNYDHYPSAFMERTPGVEFHANSVDNLLRSSYMKEITPWAVFLTMLAFIWLPLAFFKRSIYISGGVAAALLAGWTVLYGALILSGYMLSFIMPPAGLLCSFIFLTAYRVVFEGQEKRWIKQTFGQYLSPAVVDVLVKNPEKLKLGGEKRDMSVLFLDIAKFTSISEKLTPEELTEFLNKYLTALTDIILKNDGVVDKYIGDCIMAFWNAPLDDPQHRVKACRAACECIEAIRTLNQDPLIAAMPIKPQVRIGLNSGDMVVGNMGSGKRFSYTVIGDNVNLASRLEGANKYFGSSIMASEECYGGASESVAARELGRVRVVGKDVPIKVYELFGPREAIPEETNRFLAAYAAGVELYGKRDFAGAADKFSSALELAPQDKVCKFYLAQCAQYRAAPPQPDWDGVFNLTSK; encoded by the coding sequence ATGGCTTCAAAAATAAAAAAACTGCCTTTGAAAATACCTGCGGCGCTGGGCGCTTTCAGCGTATTTATGGCCGTACTGTTCTGGCTTAACATTTTCGCGTTCAAAACACGGTTCATGCCCGCGCCGGTCCAGTGGCTGGACAATATCGCCTATGACGTGACCGTTTCCGCGATCGGCGGCGTTGACGGCGATCCCCGCATCTCGGTCGCCGCCATAGACGATTATTCCATCAATCAGTACGGCTGGCCCTTCCCGCGCAAATATTACGCCGAACTGATTTATAAATTGAACGCGCTCGGCGCGAAAGTCATCGTTTTTGATGTGATGTTTCTCAATCCCGACGTGCGCAGCCCGGAGGCGGACCGCGCGATAGCGGAAGCCTCGCGCAAGGCTGGCAACGTTGTCCACTCGGGGCTGATAACGCTGACACGAACCGGAGCCGGCAACATCTACTCGTTCCAGCACCCGACCGGCGAGATCTGGAAAACGGCAAGCATAGTGGCCACGCCCAACGTGGACGACGTGATAGATTCGGACGGCAAGGTGCGCCGCGTCATACTTTATGACACCCGGGCATTCTATTCGCGCGGAGCGGGTTCTTCCTGCATGAAAGACTGCGAAAGCGAAAACGTCGTTTCGCTCAGCCTCGCGGCCTACGCCGCTTACAACAAAATCCCGCTGCCGCAGGCCGTTAAAGCGGCGGGCGCCGATCCCGTGCGCTGGCTGATGCTGACGGGGCCGAGGATGTTCCCGTCAAATCCGGCCCGCAAAAACCGCGAGAACGACGAGAACGTATACGCGCTGTACCCGCACATCTCCTTCGCCGACATTATCAGCGGAGAATTGTCGGACGGGCAGAAAGCGGCGATAAAAGGGGGAATAGTGCTGGTCGGGTCCACCGCGTTAGGCAATTACGACCATTACCCGTCAGCTTTCATGGAGCGGACTCCGGGCGTGGAATTCCACGCCAACAGCGTGGACAACCTGCTCCGCTCCAGTTACATGAAAGAGATCACGCCGTGGGCGGTGTTTCTGACGATGCTGGCATTCATCTGGCTGCCGCTGGCGTTTTTCAAACGCTCGATTTACATATCCGGCGGGGTCGCGGCGGCTCTGCTCGCCGGCTGGACGGTGCTGTACGGCGCGCTTATCCTGTCCGGCTACATGCTCAGCTTCATCATGCCGCCGGCGGGCCTGCTGTGCAGTTTCATTTTTCTGACCGCCTACCGCGTGGTGTTCGAAGGGCAGGAGAAACGCTGGATCAAGCAGACGTTCGGGCAGTATCTGTCGCCGGCGGTGGTGGACGTGCTGGTGAAAAATCCCGAAAAACTGAAACTGGGCGGCGAAAAGCGCGACATGTCGGTGCTGTTTCTGGATATCGCGAAATTCACCTCCATTTCGGAAAAACTCACCCCGGAAGAACTGACCGAGTTCCTGAACAAATATCTTACCGCGCTCACCGACATAATCCTGAAAAACGACGGCGTGGTGGATAAATACATAGGCGACTGCATCATGGCGTTCTGGAACGCGCCGCTGGACGATCCGCAGCACCGCGTCAAAGCCTGCCGGGCGGCATGCGAATGCATAGAAGCGATCCGAACCCTCAATCAGGATCCGCTGATAGCGGCGATGCCGATAAAGCCGCAGGTCCGCATCGGGCTCAACTCCGGCGATATGGTAGTGGGCAACATGGGTTCGGGCAAGCGGTTTTCCTATACGGTAATAGGCGACAACGTCAACCTTGCCTCGCGGCTTGAAGGCGCGAACAAATACTTCGGCAGTTCCATCATGGCGAGCGAGGAATGTTACGGCGGCGCCTCCGAAAGCGTGGCGGCGCGGGAACTGGGCCGGGTGCGCGTGGTCGGCAAGGACGTGCCGATAAAGGTGTATGAACTGTTCGGCCCGCGCGAAGCCATCCCGGAAGAAACAAACCGGTTTCTGGCGGCCTACGCCGCAGGAGTCGAGCTGTACGGCAAACGCGATTTCGCCGGCGCGGCTGACAAATTCAGTTCCGCGCTGGAGCTGGCCCCGCAGGACAAGGTTTGCAAATTCTATCTGGCGCAATGCGCGCAATACCGGGCCGCGCCGCCGCAGCCGGATTGGGACGGGGTATTTAACCTGACCAGCAAATAA